A genomic region of Gemmata massiliana contains the following coding sequences:
- a CDS encoding MFS transporter: MGRLWVALKETTFRSLRHPNYRRYFAGQIVSFVGTWMQSAALMWLMYERTNDPRWPSWLLVAQIGPTLLLGAWGGALADRYPKRQLVSTTQTAFLLNALALAAVVGCGFATPVLVLALIALNGVIQAVDFPTRLAFVPDLVPKEDLINAVGLNSLVFNSARAVGPALAGVLFVVAGALVPYLPDGANAVTIGATTCFALNAISFLAVLRALRGIPEPRVHEKPGASAWAGVRYLRAHPAMGAVVLLTFALCVFGWPIITVLPAYTKLRLGLKEEAYSFLLSSLGAGALGAALMTATFGSVSRRGAFMLMGVAVCASGMVGLGFADQAWTAGGCCAAIGFGMILFLATAQSALQLAVPDEVRGRVMAIWAMTLSASAPLGHLIAGHMITEVGVGPVLFGMATGIAAVTVLLAGILVVRRTPRTAPQSPPSG; encoded by the coding sequence ATGGGCAGATTGTGGGTCGCGTTGAAGGAAACGACCTTCCGCTCGCTGCGGCACCCGAACTACCGGCGGTACTTCGCGGGGCAGATCGTTTCGTTCGTCGGCACGTGGATGCAGTCGGCCGCGCTCATGTGGCTGATGTACGAGCGCACCAACGACCCGCGCTGGCCGTCGTGGTTGCTCGTCGCCCAGATCGGCCCGACGCTCCTGCTCGGCGCATGGGGCGGAGCACTCGCGGACCGGTACCCCAAACGCCAACTCGTTTCCACAACGCAGACCGCCTTTCTCCTGAACGCGCTCGCGCTCGCCGCGGTGGTCGGGTGCGGGTTCGCGACGCCCGTCCTCGTATTGGCCCTCATCGCACTCAACGGCGTGATTCAGGCCGTAGACTTCCCCACGCGGCTCGCGTTCGTGCCAGATCTCGTGCCCAAGGAAGACCTCATCAACGCGGTCGGGTTGAACTCGCTCGTCTTCAACTCCGCCCGCGCTGTCGGCCCGGCGCTGGCGGGCGTGCTGTTCGTCGTCGCGGGCGCGCTGGTGCCGTACCTGCCCGACGGCGCAAACGCGGTCACCATCGGCGCGACCACCTGTTTCGCATTGAACGCGATCAGCTTCCTCGCGGTGCTCCGGGCGCTGCGCGGTATCCCCGAACCCCGCGTTCACGAGAAGCCCGGCGCCTCCGCGTGGGCCGGAGTGCGCTACCTGCGTGCGCACCCCGCGATGGGGGCCGTCGTGCTGCTCACGTTCGCGCTGTGCGTGTTCGGCTGGCCCATTATCACGGTGCTCCCCGCATACACGAAGCTCCGGCTCGGGCTGAAGGAAGAAGCGTACAGTTTCTTGCTGAGTTCGCTCGGCGCGGGCGCTCTCGGCGCCGCACTTATGACCGCCACTTTCGGGAGCGTGTCGCGCCGCGGGGCGTTCATGCTGATGGGTGTTGCGGTGTGCGCTAGTGGGATGGTCGGGTTGGGGTTCGCGGACCAGGCGTGGACCGCGGGCGGGTGCTGCGCCGCGATCGGCTTCGGGATGATTCTGTTCCTCGCGACGGCACAATCCGCGCTCCAGCTCGCGGTGCCGGACGAAGTGCGCGGGCGCGTGATGGCGATTTGGGCCATGACCCTGAGCGCGAGTGCCCCACTCGGTCACTTGATCGCGGGCCACATGATTACAGAGGTTGGGGTCGGCCCGGTGCTGTTCGGAATGGCCACAGGAATCGCGGCGGTGACCGTGCTGCTCGCGGGCATTCTGGTGGTGCGACGTACGCCCAGAACTGCTCCCCAGTCCCCTCCTTCGGGTTAA
- a CDS encoding WD40 repeat domain-containing protein: MRELQVCPPTKHKPIEVVRRLEFRASGAELVAWCGSEAATKDGRTGFTNKLHVYDCVAGSARELFAGWFFYESSDERTPDPVISPNRELIAFEDTVAGTHIYFEGLTDAAGETPSFPSLPGGPRGAGGLAFTRDGTELIAVRNLMEGGAFAPDVVRFTIASLFKVLGTEEKINPLNGKPYQKRIYDVRWQESLTLPPGERLVTACLSADDRLLVVGGNEGVLHVADLEQKKVLASFPWEGRKLRDRSAVRVAFSPDAKWVVMLANGRLFARPLGEGKAWQTKSTLGYAHDFAFHPAGRTLCAVFADGRARVLDALTGNVLQSFQWGKKPLYSVAFAPDGLTCAAGGPNGRVVVWDIDG; encoded by the coding sequence ATGCGCGAGTTGCAAGTTTGTCCGCCGACGAAACACAAACCGATCGAGGTCGTTCGCCGGCTCGAATTTCGCGCGAGCGGTGCCGAGTTGGTCGCGTGGTGCGGAAGCGAAGCGGCCACCAAAGACGGTCGCACCGGGTTCACCAATAAGCTGCACGTCTACGACTGTGTGGCCGGCTCCGCGCGAGAATTGTTTGCGGGCTGGTTCTTCTATGAGTCATCGGATGAGCGCACGCCCGATCCGGTAATCTCGCCAAACCGCGAGTTGATCGCATTTGAGGACACTGTAGCCGGCACTCATATCTACTTCGAGGGGCTTACGGATGCTGCAGGAGAGACGCCATCGTTTCCCAGTCTACCCGGGGGACCGCGCGGGGCGGGTGGGTTGGCGTTCACACGCGACGGTACGGAACTGATCGCGGTCCGGAATCTCATGGAGGGGGGAGCGTTCGCACCAGATGTTGTGAGGTTCACGATCGCTTCGCTATTCAAGGTGTTGGGGACAGAGGAGAAGATTAATCCTCTCAATGGTAAGCCATATCAGAAGCGCATTTACGATGTCCGCTGGCAGGAGAGTTTGACGCTTCCTCCGGGCGAGCGATTGGTCACTGCGTGCCTTTCGGCGGACGATCGACTACTTGTGGTCGGCGGCAACGAAGGGGTACTGCACGTCGCGGATTTGGAGCAGAAGAAAGTGCTCGCTTCGTTTCCGTGGGAGGGACGCAAACTGCGTGACCGGTCCGCGGTGCGGGTGGCATTTAGTCCCGACGCGAAGTGGGTGGTGATGCTAGCCAACGGGCGGTTGTTCGCGCGCCCGCTCGGGGAAGGTAAAGCGTGGCAGACGAAGAGCACGCTGGGTTACGCCCACGACTTTGCGTTCCACCCCGCGGGACGCACGCTGTGCGCGGTGTTCGCGGACGGTCGGGCTCGCGTACTCGATGCGCTCACGGGGAACGTGCTCCAATCGTTTCAGTGGGGCAAGAAGCCGCTGTACTCGGTCGCGTTCGCACCGGACGGCCTCACCTGTGCAGCCGGCGGACCGAACGGGCGCGTCGTTGTTTGGGATATTGATGGGTAG
- a CDS encoding helix-turn-helix domain-containing protein, translating to MKKVFTTGQVAKICKVAPRTVSKWFDSGRLKGYRIPGSQDRRIPREQLIRFLKEHGMPLGELEEEEWHKVLLIGTEKLFNDRIKEILPENDDFKFELANSGFEAGILAGSFHPDTIVIDLGLGRAESIQIVSNLRKDEAYATTLIVGLASEDEAAPEQLTQYGFNDIFKKPFDVALLGEKIKSIAEAKRED from the coding sequence ATGAAAAAGGTGTTCACCACCGGACAGGTCGCGAAGATCTGTAAGGTTGCCCCCCGGACCGTGTCCAAGTGGTTCGATTCCGGTCGCCTCAAGGGGTACCGCATCCCCGGCAGCCAGGACCGGCGCATCCCCCGCGAACAGCTCATCCGGTTCCTCAAGGAACACGGGATGCCGCTGGGAGAACTTGAAGAAGAAGAGTGGCACAAGGTGCTGCTCATCGGCACCGAGAAGTTGTTCAACGACCGGATCAAAGAAATACTTCCGGAAAATGACGACTTCAAGTTCGAGCTCGCCAACAGCGGGTTCGAGGCCGGTATCCTCGCCGGCAGCTTCCACCCGGACACGATCGTAATCGATCTCGGTCTGGGGCGCGCCGAGTCGATCCAGATCGTCTCCAATTTGCGCAAGGACGAGGCCTACGCGACCACGCTCATCGTGGGCCTGGCGAGCGAGGACGAGGCCGCTCCCGAGCAACTCACGCAGTACGGCTTCAACGACATCTTCAAGAAGCCGTTCGACGTGGCGCTGCTCGGCGAGAAGATCAAGAGCATCGCCGAAGCCAAGCGCGAAGATTGA
- a CDS encoding GNAT family N-acetyltransferase, translating into MIRPATPADTAALLDLTAGTGFFKPLEVETLEGVLNDFFASNRDDYGHRAFVWEHDGRPLGYVYHAPEEMTDRTWYLWWIAVAADQQGLGIGGKLLAFAEADVRELGGRLLVVETSTTEHYEPTRQFYLKHGYTAAGRIADFYADGDGMAIFTKRLGAL; encoded by the coding sequence ATGATCCGACCCGCGACACCCGCCGACACCGCCGCCCTGCTCGACCTCACGGCCGGTACGGGGTTCTTCAAGCCGCTCGAGGTGGAAACCCTCGAAGGTGTGCTGAACGACTTCTTCGCGTCCAACCGCGACGACTACGGGCACCGCGCGTTCGTATGGGAGCACGACGGGCGCCCGTTGGGGTACGTCTACCACGCGCCCGAAGAGATGACCGACCGCACTTGGTACTTGTGGTGGATCGCGGTCGCGGCCGACCAGCAGGGGCTCGGGATCGGCGGGAAGCTGCTCGCCTTTGCAGAGGCGGACGTCCGTGAATTGGGGGGGCGCCTGCTCGTCGTTGAAACGTCCACCACAGAGCACTACGAGCCGACCCGCCAGTTTTACCTCAAGCACGGCTACACCGCCGCGGGCCGGATCGCGGACTTCTACGCGGACGGCGACGGGATGGCGATTTTTACAAAACGATTGGGCGCACTTTGA